The sequence below is a genomic window from Ischnura elegans chromosome 2, ioIscEleg1.1, whole genome shotgun sequence.
TAATTCACATGCATATTAAGCTACCAGACATACTCTTGAGAGTTTATTAGGGTATTTCATCATCTTTATCCtcaatttttatccttattttttcttaaatttcacaGAATCAGAATAAATGGATATGAGAGGCAGAAATCACTGCTTTAGCTTGCTACCTCCATATTTGATTGTGCAGtgaaagcagaaaaaaaaactatcaatatGTTTCATTTTCCCAGTGTCAGTGACTTAACAACTAATATGCTTATGGGGTGCCTGGCAGGTTCAGGGGgtgtcaaaaatttttgaaaaatgacttgcctggaaatgcattttacataaggTTGGCACTTAAAGccaatgcagttattatacgtcaaaactagaaaatagttttaaatacttttttatttctctgaggctttgggagagGGGATCAATCCTCCACATGTCCCCCTTAGTTAGGCCACTACCCAGAGTACACACATCCAGAAGATTATCCTTTCGGTATGGGAAGCAATTACTAAGACGGAGAAAGAAATTCAATGTGACTGAATGAGGTAGCATACTCATGTACTGAATCATTGCTTCACTTCTATTCCTGACATGGAGCTGGCTAAAACATTTTTAGGGAGGGGCTGAAATGATATATCTCAATAGATATCAGAGTAGGTTCTTGCATTCAAAAACACTATGCAATAAATATGTTCCACTGAGGTTTGTATTCTACTTACAGACTTTTGAGTTACATATACACTGAATTAGCAAAATTGAGCTGCTAGGGTGTGACCTGCATTCTAATGATCCTATTGTCTAtaactatgtatttttatttgacaGTCTCAGTAAAACAGAAAAATCTTTTCAGATCAATTACCAACGCATTATCAAGTGAAATATCGCGGAAGTTGTGCTTCACAGGGTCATGATTATCAGGATTTTTTTCCAGCTTTTCTAGGTCAACATTGTGGCTGCTACCATCATTTCAATGGTTACTTTTTCTATTGGCATCATCCATAATTTATATCCCAATGGCATTCCGATATTATTTATAGATAATGCTACGTATAAGTGTACAGCATATATGAAAATAATAGGTGAAAGGTTGTAGActttcttgaaaaaattctttGGAAGTATAATTGGGTATCCATTCAGACAAGCCTTGGCATTTTGAGGGGATAGTCTACTATCATATTAGCACTGAATATAATATACTATGCCCTCATAATAAAGATTCCTATCAAAATCTTCATCCAACTGAATCTCAGTTAACAGCTTGTAAATGTGCTGATATCCAGATAAAACAGATAATTATTAGCTTATTGAAGATTCATCACCTACAATGAGAGCTCATTTCATGATGTGTGCTGtttcatattataaaatgtgCACTCAAGTCTGTGCATGATGCTAACAGGTTGAATCAGGGCCATCTGAAGGCAATTGGTAGCCTCGTtgaatgagcattttttttttctctttgagcatgagcaaattttgttttctctttcgGGGACCTCTCTCAGTTTCCCAGCAAACTGTTCCTGGGgcaatatacaaataaattcagaggtaaggagagaaagggatgggaacatataatagaaaaaggacgaggacaacggtgttgtggtaaatggaaaaagccataaatcagagggtaaaaatgctacctgactgggacaTGAACCCAGAACTTCCCGGTtgccgggaggttctgggttcgtatATAGTTcgttagtatatatatatatcgtaaGTTAGGAAAATCTAGGTTAACATGTCACTCCCAAGGTTGCATcaaaaaacattggaaaaagtTTACAAATGTCTCAAATAAgttgttgtcctctcttccagCATCTTTGTTGACCTCAGGGCTCCCCAGACTGGGAAGACCTTGCCCCAGGAACAGTTTGCTGGGAAACAGAGAGGTCCccaaaagagaaaacaaaatgtttgtCTGGGGGAATGGAGGACCCAAAAGAGAGCATTCAATGAGGCTCCAAATTGCCTTTGGATGGCCCTGGttccagtggtgcagcgagggggttttgggggttaaaaccccccccagagctcagagaaatttttaagtttaatccattttacttgtttggatcagtattacctatacaatattgtaaggattaataaaatatccatcagaaggccgtaaaactcgccattttgaaccattattcttaaaaattttctaaaggagggccctcgcaactcctgcttaccctggcgggtatgcaataccccacacccttaagtattatttgtgcctaaaaccccccctagtcttaatacttcgctgcgcccctgcctgATTCAACCTGTTAGTGTCATGCACAGGCTTGAGTGCACATTAAGCTGATCCCATGTGCGGtagacggaaaatattttttccattgtttgctattCATCATCTTCCACTCACCGTCTTAGTTCAATTCTGATTCAGCCGTGGGATAGACTGGGGAGGAAAGTGGGTCAAATTTTTCCACTTCCTGGTTGGTCTTCTAATTACATATAAGAAGAATTCTGGATTGTCTCGCTTCAAGCGATCAAATGTTGAATGTCCGTATCTCCTCCTCATTGACGTCTTGATTTCAAAATGGCCTACTTATGATGATTACAGCCATgaatatgaatattaaataaatataacaaaagtaTGGATATTATAACAAGGATTCAGTAGGCCATTCATAACaagttagtaattaataattttctgatTCATGATTCAATTCTGGCATCTTGAacacaatagagtagtttccttcatcaaagaaaacgaaaggcattggttgcgatttgttacccaccattagtgtatttgtaatagaaaaattatttggttttagaaatcccagttcagacgaatggcaatggtcaattttaaccgcatatgaaaaaggccagattggcgcccatgcgatgccactccacgtgacgtcacagggacctagtttctgtaccagtagataggagttttacatcgtctgagattaccaatgcaggcatgaggcacagagctcagggaaacatctcttaataatcacctattaaaactgcctaagttcgggaagtttccttcgtttgatacggtattaataatccttatttaagcaaagcgctacctgctggcagggtactctgctacctcctagcagccttcgtcgtatcagcgctcaagcctcgccccaaggtcacctgacttgcggcagcgggaaccagaacgacgtcacacggagttttcccatcattcctacttagccgtcgcgttttcgcgcgctagaaatttttcacttttcgtttaatcgcgaaaaatagatatcgtcatttaaaaatctaaaaacatgaaatgcgtactccattagtaataatctttcgatttcggcaataaaaaataataagaaaccaccctattactcagtaaaaaatgtcatcattgacagtaaacaatcctaagattggttggagGTAAGGCAGATATGGCATAATAGAATTCTCATGTAGAATCAATgttaattctattaaaaaaacaagGAACCTAGGAAGCCTAAGTCTTCATTTCACACTCAATTATGTATCCAATGTATACTGTCTACACCCCCAGGAAGTTCCCAATCTTCCCCAAATTTGTCTTGATCCTTTGCCTTTATGATGGGGATGagagggagagggaaaaaatTTATATCGCACTACTTTCATTGTATTTCAGTAGGTCTTAACATTAATTATTCATCTTCTAATTTCTAATTGTCTCACTGCTCATCAAATTCGTAAATCGGCACAGTAGACGTGACATTCCTGAAAAATCTTAcataaatcttttaaaatattttcgatgaaaaaaattaattaattaattaattgctgtagccttatttttttcactgcacTCAAATTTCATTCTGTGCATCCTGGCTGGCACTCGCTCACGTTTTCGTCGCGACTTGGAGGGATCTGGAGTTTCTAACCAGCCCCAAAATATTTGCGAGACACGGTCCTAAGAGTTGCCTCACCAAATGGACCCCAACTAAGCGTACCtcctcaccatatttttttctggctacggccttattttgaacttaattatataaaaaaagttatttcctaCGTTACCTGCGTTAAAATTTCTGAGTTCTATTCTATTCAAACTTAATAGACGGCCTATTTCAAGACGTGAACATTTTCtatgatttcttgaaattcattcaattattttagatGAAGCAAATATTCATATCACTGATAAATTGTTAACTGAAGAGTAGCGGGTATACTAGTTGATAATACTTTGGGGAGCGGAGATCAATGCAAGGTTAgattaatcaattttaaataagaaCATTCAATGACAactattacattaaaatatattcaaaatttaaaaaagtaatgagGACATTACTATCAGATGAATAGGGCGTACTACGAGAGTTCTAAGCAACGCGGCGGGCGGTGTACAGGCTAAAATCTAAACACTTTCTTCATTTCAGGGGGCCCCTGGTTCCCTGACGCCCCCTTACTCCCATGAAACAATCACAAATGGTAAATCATCGCTTCATCATAAAGgtcattttctcaaaaaatatatttctccaatattttcatgcaatatttctttaatttaatatttttaattcatcgtCAATGCTATTTTTTCACCCCACCAACAAGTCTGGTTATGCACCTTGCCAAGCACTCATATATACCACCCTTATTAAGGGAATGAAAGGAAATGATCTTTTGAATCACATTACTACAGCCAGACCTGACAGTCATGTACTCATATATTCTTAAATAAACGCCTGCTTTTAACGCTCATTAAACTCGGAATGTAATTAATCATCACCGCGCAGGAGGCGCGAGCAGTTCCGagaattattttctataatttctgtTCAATTTTTAAGTGGAAATATCATTCCATTTTACTGATAAACTCACAAAAGCGCTAACTTTAAAGCTGTGGCTCAATGtaatcattattgaataaaatatttttagaaaatacatCGTCATTACCACAATTTCATCGATTTAAacctttaattcattttcattcccATTTTTAACCGAAACGACATGCTCTACAGTGCATCCCGGCAGGCACTCATATACCCAACCTTATTTAGGGAATGAAAGGGAATCGAGGTTAAAAAATCTCATTACTTGTTGAATTTCGGCCAGACTTAATTACGTTCCCATATATTTATATCGTTTCATGTAAATGTCTGTGCGCACTCTTCATCAAACTCGCAATGCGATTAATCAATGCTGCGCGAGGAGACGTGAACAATCCCGAAGGACATAGGGATTCAattacacacatatatatatatatttctctctGCCATGGGGCCTGGCGCCAGGCGACGACTGCGCAAGCCCGCTTCCCGCTCTCGATCGTTTTCGAGCGGCGTACATCACCATGGCAACCCTTCACGTGCGGGAGAGACGTTAGATTTTTCCCATTCCAAGCCTTCGAGCCGCCCGGAGCGCACGGATTCCCTGGAATTCTCGTGGGGAGAGAGGACCGGAGGATCCCGCGAGAGGCTGGCGATCGCTTCGGGCAGGGCACATCTTGGACTACCTCGGCGACCAAGAGGCGAAAATAACAGGTGAGAGATAACGCGGAAAAGTCAAGACCGCTAACCACTGCCTACTTCCTCCTGAAAAGAGTCGGAGCGGACCACTTCCACTCCACAATCTCCCACCTTCCTTTTCTCTATCCCTCCATTCCCCTTCCCTTCAGCCTCCCTCCTCCGCCAAGGCGGCGATGTTTTATTTTATCACTGCCCGCTCCCGAGCTCTTGGAAGCTTATTCGTGGAAAACTCGAGTTCATTTGCGTCTCTCCTCCGTTTGAGGCAAGAGGCGCCAAACAATACGAGTCGCTCCCACCGTAGTTTTTAGTCCCCTCAGTAGACGTagaccatttttttcaattttctttattcaaGCCCCACTATTTGTTCGATATCTCCGTAACTATTCACAGCGCACTCTACCAGtgctgaaaataattcattgagcTCTAATTCGCACCTCCAATTTCAATATATTGCTTGCTTTTACTTTATACTATTCGTTTCATCCCCTACTTAGATTTGTGCACCTTTCTGTAGATGAACTATTTTTTGTCTCAAATTCCTAGTAGTTCCTAGATATCCCCTCAACACCTCACGGCACAATATCTagttgtttgaaaaaaatcgataagGCAACCGCTTTTCACCTtacatttcaacattttttcccgCCGGAGAGCATGAATCTAATTGTCTCCAAATCGTCTTTTCTCTTCACCTCGCGTCGCACCGTGGTTTCGTGCATCAAGAGGGCCATGGGCAGCACCACCGCAGACGCCATTAGCTTCGGCATCATCCCGGAGGCCCGCTTCGAGGATGTCATCGCTCACCTGAGGGAGAACTTCTTTTGCGACGAGCCCTTGAACCGCGCCGTGGGGCTGTGCCCGCATCCGGGTGCTCCCCACGCCGAACTCGAGAGCATGAGCCTGTCCACGATGAAGCAGGGACTGTCCCTGATGGCCACCCTCGGCGAGGAGGATCGCGTCGTCGGCGTGGCCCTGAACGGGGTGACCCAGCCGGGGGACCTGGAGAACGCGGAGAGACAATTGGCGAACTCGCCCGATCCGAAGTTTCGGCGCATCTTCGGACTCCTGAACGAAGCCAACAAGGAGCTGTCTCTATTCGAGCGATACAACGTCGACAGGATCTTCGAGCTCAGGATCGTGTCGGTAAGTGTTCCTCTTTTTTATCATCACGGTTCATGGTAATGTTGTGGGGCCCGGATTAAGATAttatcacgaatattacgatTGATAATTCTCCAGTCGGCCTAAGTAGTCAAacatttaaatcggtttacaCTCGGTACGCGttccttttttttcaagtttcacgGTAATTTCGTGGGCCCCAGATTAAGATATTATCACGATTGTTACAATAGACAATCCTCCAGTAGGCCAAGGCTATCAAATACGAAGCTATTTACACTCGCGACACTTAATggtagagcgatccgaatttcacggggtaATAATTCAtgctgttaaccgaaattttgatttgaaaccATATAATCCATCGattgcataacttttcaattggCATTCATCGCTAGTCCAAATACTTTATCGCAACAATAGGAAATAAATGGATCGCTAAGCACTCATCGCCGCTAtgcagacattttttttaatgggggCGAAGTAACATAAATCAAGCTGCTACAGGACGGACTGGGTCCTCCTTTACATTCTCCCCTTGCACATTCAGTAGATTACGATTATTTGGGCCATCGGATATTAGGGGCGGCCGATTACTTGGGGAAATGGTTCAAGAACATAATCCAATTGAGCAATCAACTAGAGTTATATCCGGTTGATTGGGACAAAACCCCACTTAAACGGTCCACGCATCGGTGGTACTAGTCGCAAAGACAATTTTATAAACGCTTGAAATCAATTTTGTACATTCTCCCTCTCTACAGAACTAATCTTCATCACGTATCCTCATTCATCGTCTCTTTTGCCACTGCTTAAATAATACATTATTACGTGTGGAAGATGGGAGAAATAAGTTATCTTTATAAAGGAAAATAGCTTTTTCCTTTATAAATACTCTCAACATTGTGGAAAAAGGTTTAttactgtaatatttttttataattatagttCAATTAATTGTAAggtataacaaaaaaataatacatgataatttttaaatagtattcTTCGCATGCACGTCCATGTACATATGCATATTTTCGGATAAATGGGAAAGCCGTTTACCTGGAGTAAAGTGTACCATGTACCAAtttgtcccaattaaccggatcCTAATCTATTTCTCCTTTGTCCCTAAATATATTTACAGCTCGAGGCAGTTTCGAGACGCACAGAtgatgtctacatctacatctactcaataccccgcaagccgcctaaaaggcgtgtggcagggggtgttaggacaccagccgtttacagctaaaaaaaaatgaagtgctctaacgaagttggaactagcgtttattaaagccctttatggttcgggggaaaaacgaaatcccatatctatccgttcggcaaaacatctctcttaatttatcgcttctatcggacctggaaatatagtgtggctctaatatgatgttctctgtgtcgctcttaaagatatccattctcatttgttcaagcaatgtaagcctagcgcgcagcctccgagtctccagcggctcccagcctaattcacttaacatttgggtaacactgtctgtacgcccgtagcagtttttgacgaaccgcgcagcctacctttgtattttattcagttcgcggattaagcctgtctgcaccggatcccatacgctcgctgcatattcaaggtgcggtcggacgagagcgaaatagcacctttcttttactttctcatccgaaaatcttcccacaatacgcttgacgaatcctaatttcttcagggctatgccgcaaatattctttatatgtgttccccaacTGAGTGCCCTAAGTGCCCTTCGGAGGATCAGAGCTCAGGGCGAACCCATATTCAGATCTTTCTCCATCCTTCGAGAGTTTATGTGGAGGAGGACAGGTGTCACTAATTGAGGCGTCCCAGGCGAATATCAAAGTCGTAGCATAAATTTTACCTTAGGTACTTGGATATATAGCGGAAAAATTCAAAAGACTCTTCAATTTAGGTGTCTTTAGAAGTTTTCTGTCTTTCAATCGGAGCTCTATGATGTACGTAAAAGGATTATTACAATAAGTTAGAATGTGGTTTTAtatccgaaattttttttttttaatactcttaAGCCTAACGTTTTTCCCTAATCGGAGTGATCCTTCGTATGCCCTTATCTTGATCAAAACTCAATACTATACGGTATTTCCGTATTCATAagcaattcttttaaaaaaatcgtggTTGAGTACTCCAGTGTAGCTAAATTGATGAAAGCACTTTATTCAGTTTGGCGGGCTCACGGTCCaaataaaaaatctgatataaaataaaataagaatatcaGAGGCCGCGAAATGAAAGAGTGATTCATTTAAGCGCGGTTTTAGCGTTTCCCTATCCACCTGTAGCTCCTCAAGTTCGGTCCTTATTAACTGTAAGACTTGGCAAAGTTCCAGGTTTTCATGTTGATTTTCTTCCTTACATCAAATCTGCAcgccttttaattttatttttaaaaaaatattcctgatcCTCTACGCTGAAA
It includes:
- the LOC124153643 gene encoding uncharacterized protein LOC124153643 isoform X2, with protein sequence MGSTTADAISFGIIPEARFEDVIAHLRENFFCDEPLNRAVGLCPHPGAPHAELESMSLSTMKQGLSLMATLGEEDRVVGVALNGVTQPGDLENAERQLANSPDPKFRRIFGLLNEANKELSLFERYNVDRIFELRIVSVDSSVRGRGLSNELMRRSLDLARCKGYQLIKADTTGRFSQKMAAQSGLEPIHTVMYDTYRDSDGKVIFPTSPPHDSLKIMVKLLQ
- the LOC124153643 gene encoding uncharacterized protein LOC124153643 isoform X1, translated to MNLIVSKSSFLFTSRRTVVSCIKRAMGSTTADAISFGIIPEARFEDVIAHLRENFFCDEPLNRAVGLCPHPGAPHAELESMSLSTMKQGLSLMATLGEEDRVVGVALNGVTQPGDLENAERQLANSPDPKFRRIFGLLNEANKELSLFERYNVDRIFELRIVSVDSSVRGRGLSNELMRRSLDLARCKGYQLIKADTTGRFSQKMAAQSGLEPIHTVMYDTYRDSDGKVIFPTSPPHDSLKIMVKLLQ